The window AGTCTCATCCTCACTGGAATGCCTGTTTATCTTGCTCAGGTTAACTTCAGAGTAATTCCTGGTCGGACGTGACAGGCGCAGTGCAATATCCCGCCAGATCTTCACGTCATTCTCACGGGATGCGGTTTTAAGGTCATTGATCAGACCTGATACGCGCAGATTTGTCTTTTTGATATTTTTACTCACTATTGTTCCTCCGTATGACCACCTGCGAGGTGGCCTGACTCACACAGTCTTTCTGCGTTCGGACAAACTATGCCCATGTGCCACAGGATGTTGTAATCCCTACGGTTTTGTTAATTGGAAATGAAAACCACATTAACACGTATGTATGCATCTCACATGCATTTTGCATAAAATATGCTGTATGCTCTGATATATGCGTGGCCTTCATTCTACCTGTCAATATAAATAATTTGTTATGATGAGAATGGGATTTTTGCACAACGTGCATTCTAACTGGTGTAAAAATACCGGTAACTTCAGGGATGAATAAAAGATAAAATTTTTATACATATCAAAATATCAGGTGTAGGTAATGCGAAATAAAAGACCTTTCCTGTTGATACTATTAACTCTTGTTTTAGTGCTTGTTTCAGC of the ANME-2 cluster archaeon genome contains:
- a CDS encoding 50S ribosomal protein L18e, which codes for MVSKNIKKTNLRVSGLINDLKTASRENDVKIWRDIALRLSRPTRNYSEVNLSKINRHSSEDETIIVPGKVLASGTLEHKVNVVALGFSGTAKEKIVEKGGLCLTIEQLVKENPGGSNVRIMQ